From one Alicyclobacillus acidocaldarius subsp. acidocaldarius Tc-4-1 genomic stretch:
- the addA gene encoding helicase-exonuclease AddAB subunit AddA — protein MSVHWSKEQARAIRARGTNLVVSAGAGSGKTAVLAERVASLAEEDPTFRMDQLLVMTFTEAAAEEMRARIVRRLAERAAEAEQAGESAKARRFRRLAHRANDAQISTIHSFCLALLRNHAVEAGLVPGFRVLSGEEDAVLLRDEAQAALDEWARHPERGLQLGTALAALRLYRQQQAVNAVLELCRVALSQVDPGGWLAEIARHYDADQLWAGPFGEVFARWTRIQIAQAFEHMRKGLGELERMRAPEKVVAGALSILSQLKEALALLSTPGAPFDPNRLAPLVHWESARLSKEYESFKKWREKAKDAVKLVRKVLGRGRSALEADVRAMQPHIEVLTAVARDALDRAKSRRLEENRLSFSDLEHLTHELLTKDQGVRAALHARYRYVFVDEYQDTSPIQDAIVDAVATSGGLFLVGDVKQSIYGFRMAEPALFLARYRRYAAKDGGEAIDLSANYRSRSGIVRFVNYLFAQLFRADVAGFDYADGHEMKPEAAYPDDDSGPCPVRVKLFFSGDEERKEEADERERSEGKSEEEDEQAAREKLEVEALWVAQQIAQAMERHEKVYDRAANAYRPLRYQDVAILLRAGGEHLNTVVQVLASRGIPAVARSSSGFFRAMEIRWAMSLLAALDNPLDSLALATALKSPFVGLSDEDLAAARIARPSGPLWHAVRHAARESEGARDTLRRAVERMERWRALAHTLSPGDLLREIAREVEIDLYLRAMPRGRIRAANLEQLIRLAHTHAPHAGDLYRFLALVRGFEEADVDLGHAHGASADSVAVMTIHGSKGLEFPHVYVLCLGRQFPNNKRTLALHRRLGIGAMMCDVQTGVHWRTVPSIAVDQANLEASRAEEARVLYVALTRAKERLVLVGHAGKVAKLADVAESHDDEGRLTPEAFLKGNSYASWLLPALMRHPDGAWLRKEAGDARAGLLDANGVRFELEVEVDGRPQEPDSGEPRSSVLEGPIPPAEEVERELRRLWQGPAWRYRAVRITSEQQVSRVSLPSKLTATDIRRLFAERELRARGHHAGAVLEDPAFIRQNGASPRERGVAFHAFMQRAPIEPYANPGDVRRAAQALLEQGLLDERTASALDPDDVLAFFASPLGRRVLTAGEVYREQPFFYRLDVRVGATQSPVVVQGVIDCLIRDARGYAVIDYKTDQVRDASDLDRLVRAYEPQVATYAAAVREAVGAEPEVYLYFVHAREARATVPSPLGTRLEQWARRTASGFPLPPD, from the coding sequence ATGAGCGTGCATTGGTCGAAGGAACAAGCGCGAGCCATCCGGGCCCGGGGAACGAATCTCGTGGTGTCGGCGGGGGCCGGATCGGGCAAGACGGCGGTGCTTGCGGAGCGCGTCGCGAGCCTCGCGGAGGAGGACCCGACGTTTCGGATGGATCAACTGCTCGTGATGACGTTCACGGAGGCGGCGGCGGAAGAGATGCGCGCGCGCATCGTGCGTAGGCTGGCCGAACGCGCCGCCGAGGCGGAGCAGGCGGGCGAATCCGCGAAGGCGCGCCGATTCCGCAGGCTGGCGCATCGCGCGAATGACGCCCAGATCTCGACGATTCACAGCTTCTGCCTCGCTCTCTTGCGGAATCACGCCGTGGAGGCAGGGCTCGTTCCAGGCTTCCGCGTGCTGTCGGGCGAGGAAGACGCCGTGTTGCTTCGAGATGAGGCCCAAGCGGCGCTTGACGAGTGGGCGCGCCATCCTGAGCGCGGGCTGCAACTCGGCACCGCGCTCGCGGCCCTCCGGCTTTACCGGCAGCAGCAGGCTGTGAACGCGGTGCTCGAACTGTGCCGCGTGGCGCTGAGCCAGGTCGATCCCGGCGGATGGCTCGCCGAGATCGCCCGGCACTACGATGCGGACCAGCTGTGGGCGGGACCATTCGGCGAGGTGTTCGCCCGCTGGACGCGCATCCAGATTGCACAGGCGTTCGAGCACATGCGGAAAGGACTGGGGGAGCTCGAGCGCATGCGGGCGCCGGAGAAGGTCGTGGCGGGCGCGCTCTCCATCCTCAGCCAACTGAAAGAAGCGCTTGCGCTCCTTTCGACGCCTGGTGCTCCGTTCGATCCCAACCGCCTCGCGCCCCTCGTCCACTGGGAATCGGCGCGGCTGTCGAAGGAGTACGAGTCATTTAAGAAATGGAGAGAAAAGGCAAAGGATGCCGTGAAGCTCGTGCGCAAGGTGCTCGGACGCGGTCGATCTGCGCTTGAGGCCGACGTGCGGGCCATGCAGCCGCACATCGAGGTGTTGACAGCGGTCGCGCGGGACGCGCTGGATCGCGCCAAGTCGCGAAGACTCGAGGAAAACCGCCTGTCGTTTTCAGACCTCGAGCATCTGACGCACGAGCTTCTGACCAAAGACCAAGGTGTTCGCGCCGCGCTTCACGCGAGATACCGGTACGTGTTCGTGGACGAGTACCAGGATACCAGCCCGATTCAGGACGCCATCGTCGACGCCGTCGCGACCTCTGGCGGACTGTTCCTCGTGGGCGATGTGAAGCAGAGCATCTACGGTTTTCGCATGGCGGAGCCTGCGCTGTTTCTGGCCCGATACCGCAGGTACGCAGCGAAGGACGGCGGCGAGGCCATCGACCTTTCGGCCAACTACCGAAGTCGATCCGGCATCGTCCGCTTTGTCAACTATCTGTTTGCCCAACTGTTTCGCGCGGACGTCGCGGGGTTCGACTACGCGGACGGGCATGAGATGAAACCCGAGGCGGCCTATCCAGACGATGATAGCGGTCCGTGTCCCGTCAGAGTCAAGCTGTTCTTTTCTGGGGACGAAGAGAGGAAGGAAGAGGCCGACGAGCGTGAACGCTCCGAAGGGAAGAGTGAGGAGGAGGACGAACAGGCGGCCCGCGAAAAACTCGAGGTCGAGGCCCTGTGGGTCGCCCAACAGATTGCCCAAGCGATGGAGCGCCATGAGAAGGTGTACGATCGCGCGGCGAACGCGTATCGACCGCTGCGATACCAGGACGTGGCCATTCTGCTTCGCGCGGGCGGCGAGCATCTCAACACCGTGGTGCAGGTGCTTGCTTCCCGCGGAATCCCCGCAGTGGCGCGCTCGTCGAGCGGATTTTTTCGCGCGATGGAGATCCGCTGGGCCATGTCCCTGCTGGCGGCGCTCGACAACCCGCTGGACAGCCTGGCGCTCGCCACGGCGCTCAAGTCGCCATTTGTGGGCTTGAGCGACGAGGACCTCGCCGCCGCGAGGATCGCGCGCCCGAGTGGACCCTTGTGGCATGCAGTGCGTCATGCTGCGCGCGAATCGGAGGGCGCACGCGACACATTGCGCCGGGCCGTGGAGCGGATGGAGCGGTGGCGGGCCCTCGCGCACACGCTCTCGCCGGGGGATCTCCTGCGCGAGATCGCCCGCGAGGTGGAGATCGACTTGTATCTCCGCGCCATGCCCCGGGGACGGATCCGCGCGGCGAACCTTGAGCAACTGATTCGCCTAGCGCACACGCATGCGCCTCACGCGGGCGATCTCTACCGTTTTCTCGCCCTGGTCCGGGGGTTCGAAGAAGCGGACGTCGATCTCGGCCACGCGCACGGGGCCAGTGCGGACAGCGTAGCGGTCATGACGATTCACGGCTCCAAAGGGCTCGAGTTCCCGCACGTGTACGTGCTCTGCCTCGGCCGCCAGTTTCCGAACAACAAGCGCACGCTCGCACTGCATCGCCGCCTGGGCATCGGTGCGATGATGTGCGACGTTCAGACGGGCGTTCATTGGCGAACCGTTCCTTCCATTGCCGTGGACCAGGCCAATCTCGAGGCTTCGCGCGCGGAGGAGGCCAGGGTCCTGTACGTCGCGCTCACGCGGGCGAAGGAGCGCCTCGTGCTCGTGGGTCACGCGGGCAAAGTAGCAAAGCTCGCGGATGTGGCCGAAAGCCATGACGATGAGGGACGCCTGACCCCGGAGGCCTTCCTCAAAGGGAACTCCTATGCCTCCTGGCTCCTGCCTGCGCTCATGCGCCATCCAGATGGCGCGTGGCTTAGGAAAGAGGCGGGAGACGCGCGCGCCGGCCTGTTGGATGCGAACGGCGTTCGCTTCGAACTCGAGGTCGAGGTGGACGGCAGGCCGCAGGAACCGGACAGCGGCGAGCCGCGCTCGTCCGTGTTGGAAGGGCCGATTCCGCCTGCAGAAGAAGTGGAGCGCGAGCTTCGCCGCCTGTGGCAAGGCCCAGCGTGGCGGTATCGCGCCGTGCGGATTACGTCGGAGCAGCAGGTGTCTCGCGTCTCGCTGCCGAGCAAGCTCACCGCCACCGACATTCGGCGGTTGTTTGCTGAGCGAGAGCTTCGCGCGCGCGGCCACCACGCGGGGGCAGTGTTGGAAGATCCGGCTTTCATCCGTCAGAACGGCGCGTCGCCCCGCGAGCGAGGCGTGGCGTTTCACGCGTTCATGCAGCGAGCGCCTATTGAGCCTTATGCGAATCCGGGCGACGTGAGGCGCGCCGCGCAGGCGCTTCTGGAGCAGGGGCTTCTGGACGAGCGCACGGCGTCCGCACTTGATCCTGACGACGTCCTTGCCTTTTTCGCCTCTCCATTGGGGCGACGCGTCCTCACGGCGGGTGAGGTGTACCGCGAGCAGCCGTTCTTCTACCGCCTGGACGTGCGCGTAGGCGCAACGCAGTCGCCGGTGGTGGTCCAGGGCGTGATCGACTGCTTGATTCGGGATGCGCGCGGATATGCTGTGATCGACTACAAGACGGATCAGGTGCGGGATGCGTCCGATCTCGACCGGTTGGTGCGGGCGTATGAACCTCAGGTCGCGACATACGCGGCGGCGGTCCGGGAGGCGGTTGGGGCGGAGCCAGAGGTGTATCTGTACTTCGTGCACGCGAGAGAAGCTCGTGCGACCGTGCCAAGTCCGCTGGGGACTCGCTTGGAGCAATGGGCGCGGCGCACGGCGAGCGGATTCCCCCTACCACCTGACTGA
- a CDS encoding D-alanyl-D-alanine carboxypeptidase family protein → MAWAVGALAVPTAKAEVARPPVVNAKAAVVYDATDRKVLYNKRGDEPMYPASTTKLMTAILLVQHLQPGDPVYISETASRQPRVRLGLRPGTELTAEQALLALIMKSANDVAYGIAETVGGSQEGFARMMNVEARLIGCTHTQFVTPNGLHADAHTTSAKDIALITAKAITYPRIVRAMQTPQATIAGKTIRNGNRLLYSPPASIGEFIGGKTGFTSRAMYCLATAVRRPSDGHILVSVVFGAPRKSLMYRETVRLLTWANRLTSPEDPAS, encoded by the coding sequence GTGGCATGGGCGGTAGGTGCCCTTGCCGTTCCGACCGCCAAGGCGGAAGTCGCGCGCCCTCCCGTGGTCAACGCGAAGGCGGCGGTGGTGTACGACGCCACCGATCGAAAGGTCCTCTACAACAAGCGCGGGGACGAGCCGATGTACCCGGCCAGCACGACGAAGCTGATGACGGCCATCCTCCTCGTGCAACACCTTCAGCCGGGCGATCCGGTGTACATCAGCGAGACCGCGAGCCGTCAGCCGCGCGTGCGCCTGGGGCTGCGGCCTGGAACCGAGCTCACGGCGGAACAGGCTCTGCTCGCCCTCATCATGAAAAGTGCGAACGACGTCGCGTACGGGATCGCGGAGACCGTCGGCGGATCGCAGGAAGGTTTCGCGCGGATGATGAATGTCGAGGCGCGCCTCATCGGCTGTACCCACACGCAGTTCGTGACGCCCAATGGACTTCATGCAGACGCCCACACCACGTCCGCGAAGGACATTGCCCTCATCACGGCCAAGGCTATCACGTATCCGCGCATCGTTCGCGCGATGCAGACCCCGCAGGCGACCATCGCGGGGAAGACCATTCGAAACGGAAACCGCCTGTTGTACAGCCCTCCCGCTTCGATTGGCGAGTTCATCGGCGGCAAGACGGGATTCACGTCGCGCGCGATGTACTGCCTCGCGACCGCGGTGCGGCGTCCGTCCGACGGCCACATCTTGGTGAGCGTGGTCTTCGGTGCGCCGCGCAAGAGCCTCATGTACCGCGAGACGGTTCGCCTGCTCACCTGGGCCAACCGCCTCACGTCTCCGGAAGACCCAGCAAGTTGA
- a CDS encoding MFS transporter — protein sequence MVDPVSIPVKRVSAARILVSSGLGLLFDAFDVGILSYVLVVLAKQWHLTHTVTGLVGSVSSLGMAVGSALAGLCADRFGRRSLFMVTILIYSLATGLSAFAAGIGIFFVLRFFVGLGLGGELPVATTYVLESSPDEVRARRVVFLESFWAVGSLAAALVSYFVIPSAGWRVVFLIGAIPALYTLVLRFALPEAARYARLQRRSTFGESVRNIWSRKLGRRSLVASVVWFVMNYSYYGMFLWLPSVLYDKGYSLVHSLGYSLIMTLAQIPGYMTAAWLVERWGRKRTLVTAMILTALSALAFGFAWNTASLIVFGLLLSFFTLAAFAATYAFTVEQFPTMFRATGMGWAAGFGRFGSAIAPFATGWLFGAHLGYEWVFGVFFAVLFVGFVIVTALGKETKGIALE from the coding sequence GTGGTCGATCCCGTGTCTATCCCGGTCAAGCGCGTATCCGCGGCTCGAATCCTTGTCTCTTCCGGCCTTGGCCTCCTGTTTGATGCGTTTGACGTGGGCATTCTGTCGTACGTCCTTGTGGTCCTTGCCAAACAGTGGCACCTGACGCACACGGTGACCGGCCTCGTCGGAAGCGTGAGTTCCCTCGGCATGGCCGTGGGCTCTGCCCTCGCGGGCCTTTGCGCCGATCGATTCGGCAGGCGTTCGCTGTTTATGGTGACCATCCTGATTTACAGCCTCGCGACGGGCCTTTCCGCGTTCGCGGCTGGTATCGGCATCTTCTTCGTGCTGCGCTTTTTCGTCGGCCTCGGGCTTGGGGGCGAGTTGCCTGTGGCGACGACGTACGTGCTCGAATCCTCGCCAGACGAGGTTCGCGCGCGCCGCGTGGTGTTCCTGGAATCGTTCTGGGCCGTGGGATCCCTCGCCGCCGCGCTCGTATCGTACTTCGTCATCCCCTCCGCCGGCTGGCGCGTGGTCTTCCTCATCGGTGCCATCCCAGCCTTGTACACCCTCGTGCTGCGATTTGCGCTGCCAGAGGCCGCGCGCTACGCTCGGCTCCAGCGCCGAAGCACGTTTGGCGAGTCCGTGCGCAATATCTGGTCGCGAAAGCTGGGCCGCCGATCGCTCGTGGCATCCGTCGTCTGGTTCGTGATGAACTATAGTTACTATGGCATGTTTCTCTGGCTTCCGTCTGTCTTGTACGACAAAGGATACTCGCTGGTACACAGCCTGGGCTACTCGCTCATCATGACACTCGCTCAAATTCCAGGATACATGACGGCCGCGTGGCTTGTCGAACGTTGGGGCCGCAAGCGCACGCTGGTTACCGCGATGATCTTGACGGCGCTATCCGCGCTCGCGTTCGGGTTTGCCTGGAACACGGCATCGCTCATCGTGTTTGGGCTTTTGCTTTCGTTCTTCACACTCGCGGCCTTCGCGGCAACGTACGCATTCACCGTGGAGCAGTTCCCGACGATGTTTCGGGCGACTGGCATGGGATGGGCGGCCGGATTTGGCCGCTTCGGCAGCGCCATCGCCCCGTTTGCCACGGGCTGGCTGTTTGGAGCGCACCTCGGGTACGAGTGGGTGTTCGGCGTCTTCTTCGCCGTGTTGTTCGTGGGGTTCGTCATTGTGACGGCGCTTGGAAAGGAGACCAAGGGGATCGCACTGGAGTAA
- a CDS encoding PD-(D/E)XK nuclease family protein, with protein sequence MGNRVEWWIGAAGSGKSSRVAEEMRRAAEAHPFGPPVFWVVPESTAFAAETLLMDRVRAAFRVEVVTMKRLADRVCAHGGMARPRLTQVGRQLLLRAAYDELEPSLGPLRRAVRNSSLYHHLLSAFDELTAHGVSPEQLAALLEMSAARCDEVEKEQRAVHRSLVGKLGDVLKLYVRYRQRAEAAGFVDPALLFLDAVYAVPHVSWLEGASLYLDGFHAFSPAERQFISALARRVKRLVITWEDTGLEGERWEALREEASLLPAWPHLSVWLDKHEDRFVGEVQAVAAYHLLACARDFARDSLEQVFCRMPLGAAEGRFGTSPLIHLERALAGHPTVQPLMGIRVSAFGHREEELCAVADEIAHLVQHERVRPRDIAVCVPTLDGIGRRLADELELRGVPVAIDSFSTLADHPVGQLLRAAIAVVRTGFSLDAVAALLRCPLVPVKRREAFDLYLREHDVSGFSAWLAPERWDFAARAPRTASGLCDEEADEIRRHVADALRPIIQVFAEPVLRPVEAARALWELLEAFHVKDTLAQSVVQVGEDPMAGVIHEQAWSGITALLDDLATLQPEVALPTYEVADLVLESMASLRLTRIPSDADAVFVCDFARADNWSRPRVFVVSADDASLPPRPDEGGILRDDERLAFAEVFLRPLGRTSEDERRALECLPYRVMTRASEALVVTYAATDDGIERHLTPTLASLVERGHLTVDAACGEGAVPVHPVQAMRLLADALSRVHAGAPFEQVMQDPVVQDVLTHVWTGATDVDRFQRVLAGLCHRPRPWRLPPPWIRALYGDPIRVSVSRLETYAKCSYRHFAQYALRLEPLALQPEAERSAGTWIHAAVQLATQRLAEDYPRLSELGHAELEAALLEIAHQALEQAAQATKLQVTLERPDVAVYVGERRRHFEFVVRAIWMQLSRGQMRPLWLEKEFRDVDVGEWNGARVVLDGRIDRVDRLQAGEAALCVYDYKSSETALHPSKVYQGLQLQLLIYAAMAMREAEAVEGAPVRLYGAFYMPLVAKRDALDVPPEEREGSAQLGAYRAKGFFLREEAAVLRVNEDLAPGRGSALYGRQFRADGAWAADATAWRDDEWQVVLRHVERRAEEAAKAIAEGEVRVSPYHLSHVDSGCTNCPYNALCHFERADHFDLYRSVPKLKFDDVIAGGDAN encoded by the coding sequence ATGGGCAACCGGGTGGAGTGGTGGATTGGAGCTGCGGGGAGTGGCAAATCGTCCCGTGTGGCGGAGGAGATGCGCCGCGCCGCGGAAGCCCATCCATTTGGGCCGCCCGTGTTTTGGGTGGTGCCCGAGTCGACGGCGTTTGCGGCCGAGACGCTGCTGATGGATCGCGTTCGCGCGGCCTTTCGCGTCGAAGTCGTGACGATGAAACGACTTGCCGACCGCGTGTGCGCGCACGGCGGGATGGCGCGACCACGCCTGACGCAAGTGGGGCGGCAGCTTCTCTTGCGCGCGGCGTACGATGAACTCGAGCCTTCACTTGGCCCACTGCGCCGTGCCGTGCGCAATTCGTCCCTGTATCATCACCTTTTGTCCGCATTCGACGAGCTTACCGCGCATGGGGTGTCCCCGGAACAGCTCGCGGCCTTGTTGGAGATGTCCGCGGCTCGCTGCGATGAAGTGGAGAAGGAGCAGAGGGCGGTGCATCGCTCTCTCGTCGGCAAGCTGGGCGACGTGCTGAAGCTGTACGTGAGGTACCGACAACGCGCCGAAGCCGCGGGCTTCGTGGATCCGGCCCTCCTGTTCCTCGATGCGGTCTACGCGGTGCCACACGTCTCGTGGCTTGAAGGTGCGTCGCTGTATCTCGACGGTTTTCACGCCTTTTCGCCTGCAGAGCGGCAGTTCATCTCAGCGCTTGCGCGGCGCGTGAAGCGGCTGGTCATCACCTGGGAGGACACCGGCCTTGAGGGAGAGCGGTGGGAGGCGCTTCGCGAGGAGGCGTCGTTGCTTCCCGCGTGGCCGCATCTATCCGTTTGGCTCGACAAACACGAAGATCGATTCGTCGGCGAAGTGCAGGCCGTCGCCGCGTACCACCTCCTCGCGTGCGCACGCGATTTCGCGCGAGATTCGCTGGAACAGGTGTTTTGCCGCATGCCCCTCGGTGCCGCCGAGGGCCGGTTCGGCACATCGCCGCTCATTCACCTCGAGCGGGCGCTCGCGGGGCACCCGACGGTTCAGCCCTTGATGGGCATCCGTGTGAGCGCGTTTGGCCATCGCGAGGAGGAACTGTGTGCGGTCGCGGACGAGATTGCGCACCTCGTGCAGCACGAGCGGGTGAGACCGCGGGACATCGCGGTGTGCGTCCCGACGCTCGACGGCATCGGGCGCCGTCTCGCCGACGAGCTGGAGCTGCGCGGGGTTCCGGTCGCCATCGACTCGTTCTCAACCCTGGCGGACCACCCTGTCGGTCAACTGCTGCGCGCCGCCATCGCCGTGGTGCGCACCGGGTTCAGTCTCGACGCCGTCGCCGCACTGCTCCGCTGCCCACTCGTGCCCGTGAAGCGGCGGGAAGCGTTCGATCTGTATCTCCGCGAGCACGACGTCAGCGGCTTCTCGGCATGGCTGGCACCAGAGCGATGGGACTTTGCCGCTCGCGCCCCGCGCACGGCATCCGGTCTTTGCGACGAGGAGGCCGATGAGATCAGGCGACACGTGGCCGACGCGCTCCGGCCTATCATCCAGGTTTTTGCAGAGCCGGTGCTTCGCCCTGTGGAAGCGGCGCGAGCGCTCTGGGAGTTGCTTGAGGCGTTTCACGTCAAGGACACCCTCGCGCAATCCGTGGTCCAGGTGGGGGAGGACCCCATGGCTGGCGTGATCCACGAGCAGGCGTGGAGCGGGATTACGGCGCTCCTCGACGATCTCGCCACTCTCCAGCCCGAGGTCGCGCTCCCGACCTATGAGGTGGCCGATCTCGTCCTCGAGTCCATGGCCAGTCTGCGCCTCACGCGCATCCCGAGCGATGCAGACGCGGTGTTCGTGTGCGATTTCGCGCGCGCCGACAACTGGTCCCGCCCGCGGGTGTTCGTCGTGTCCGCGGACGACGCCTCGCTGCCCCCGCGCCCGGATGAAGGGGGCATCCTGCGCGATGACGAACGCCTCGCTTTTGCGGAGGTCTTTCTCCGCCCCCTCGGGCGCACTTCGGAGGATGAGCGGCGCGCCCTCGAGTGCCTGCCGTACCGGGTGATGACGCGCGCGTCCGAGGCGCTTGTGGTGACGTATGCGGCGACCGACGACGGGATCGAGCGCCACCTGACGCCGACCTTGGCCTCGCTCGTCGAGCGCGGCCATCTGACGGTCGACGCGGCGTGCGGGGAAGGAGCGGTTCCGGTTCATCCGGTACAAGCGATGCGGCTTCTCGCCGATGCGCTGAGCCGGGTGCATGCCGGGGCGCCGTTCGAGCAGGTGATGCAGGACCCGGTCGTGCAAGACGTGCTGACGCACGTGTGGACCGGCGCGACTGACGTCGACCGGTTTCAGCGCGTTCTCGCGGGGCTCTGCCATCGCCCGCGGCCCTGGCGATTGCCTCCCCCATGGATTCGGGCTCTGTACGGCGATCCCATCCGCGTGAGCGTGAGTCGACTGGAGACGTACGCCAAGTGTTCCTATCGGCATTTCGCTCAGTATGCGCTCCGGCTCGAGCCGCTCGCGCTTCAGCCGGAAGCGGAGCGGAGCGCCGGCACCTGGATCCACGCCGCGGTTCAGCTGGCGACGCAGCGATTGGCGGAGGACTACCCGCGCCTTTCCGAACTTGGCCACGCGGAGTTGGAGGCTGCCCTTCTCGAGATAGCTCATCAGGCGCTGGAACAGGCTGCGCAAGCGACGAAGTTGCAAGTTACGCTCGAACGGCCGGATGTGGCCGTCTACGTAGGGGAGCGGCGGCGCCACTTCGAATTCGTCGTGCGGGCCATCTGGATGCAGCTCTCGCGGGGCCAAATGCGTCCCCTCTGGCTCGAGAAAGAATTTCGCGATGTCGACGTGGGCGAGTGGAATGGGGCGCGCGTGGTGCTCGATGGACGGATTGACCGCGTCGATCGGCTCCAGGCGGGCGAGGCGGCGCTATGCGTGTACGACTACAAGTCGTCGGAGACAGCGCTTCATCCGTCCAAGGTGTATCAGGGGCTGCAGCTGCAACTCCTGATCTACGCAGCCATGGCCATGCGAGAGGCGGAGGCTGTCGAAGGCGCGCCTGTGAGACTGTATGGCGCGTTTTACATGCCGCTCGTGGCGAAGCGGGACGCCCTTGATGTCCCGCCTGAAGAGCGCGAGGGCTCTGCGCAACTCGGCGCGTATCGGGCGAAGGGGTTCTTCTTGCGGGAGGAGGCAGCGGTTTTGCGCGTGAACGAGGACCTCGCGCCTGGCCGAGGTTCCGCGTTGTACGGCAGGCAGTTTCGCGCAGACGGAGCCTGGGCGGCGGATGCGACCGCCTGGCGCGACGACGAGTGGCAGGTGGTGCTCCGTCACGTTGAACGGCGGGCCGAGGAAGCTGCCAAAGCCATAGCGGAGGGTGAGGTGCGCGTTTCGCCGTACCATCTGAGCCACGTGGACAGCGGCTGTACGAATTGCCCCTACAACGCCTTGTGCCACTTCGAGCGCGCGGATCACTTCGACCTGTACCGCTCTGTGCCGAAGCTGAAATTCGACGACGTGATCGCCGGAGGGGATGCGAACTGA
- the dusB gene encoding tRNA dihydrouridine synthase DusB codes for MKVTIAGVTLDNPVILAPMAGVCNPPFRRLAKELGAGMVCAEMVSDKGLVSGNEKSKKMTTILPDEHPVSLQLVGYDLASMEQAAEMVGETNADLIDINMGCPVLKICKTGSGAALARDPNYAAKIVRAVVSRVNKPVTVKFRKGWDDDHVNAVEVALAVQEAGAQAVAVHGRTAKQMYSGKADWDIIRRVKEAVRIPVIGNGDVVDPISAKRLMEETGCDAVMVGRAALGNPWIFREIAHYLDTGELLPAPSVEERLEVTLRHMRMLVEFKGEDIGVREMRKHAAWYVKGLPGAAEVRTLINQQTTMAGMEAVLRDYCEWVLRRKTA; via the coding sequence GTGAAGGTCACCATCGCTGGCGTGACGCTCGACAACCCGGTCATCCTCGCGCCGATGGCTGGCGTGTGCAATCCCCCGTTTCGCCGGCTCGCGAAGGAGCTCGGCGCGGGCATGGTCTGCGCGGAGATGGTCAGTGACAAAGGGCTTGTGAGCGGAAACGAGAAGTCGAAAAAGATGACGACCATTTTGCCGGACGAGCATCCCGTGAGCCTCCAGCTCGTCGGGTATGATCTCGCCTCCATGGAACAGGCCGCGGAGATGGTGGGTGAGACCAACGCGGATCTCATCGACATCAACATGGGTTGTCCCGTGTTGAAAATCTGCAAGACCGGAAGCGGCGCGGCGCTCGCGCGGGATCCCAATTACGCGGCGAAGATCGTGCGGGCGGTCGTGAGCCGCGTGAACAAGCCGGTGACCGTGAAGTTCCGAAAAGGCTGGGACGACGATCACGTCAACGCGGTCGAGGTGGCGCTTGCGGTCCAAGAGGCGGGGGCGCAGGCGGTGGCGGTTCACGGGCGGACGGCGAAGCAGATGTACAGCGGGAAGGCCGATTGGGATATCATCCGCCGGGTGAAGGAGGCCGTGCGCATTCCCGTCATTGGCAATGGGGACGTGGTCGATCCAATATCCGCCAAGCGGCTCATGGAGGAAACCGGGTGTGACGCAGTCATGGTCGGCCGGGCGGCGCTTGGGAATCCGTGGATCTTTCGCGAAATCGCGCATTATCTGGACACCGGCGAACTCCTGCCTGCGCCGTCGGTCGAGGAGCGGCTCGAGGTGACGTTGCGACACATGCGCATGCTGGTGGAGTTCAAGGGCGAGGACATCGGCGTGCGGGAGATGCGCAAGCACGCGGCCTGGTACGTGAAGGGCCTGCCCGGCGCCGCGGAGGTGCGGACGCTCATCAATCAGCAGACGACGATGGCGGGCATGGAGGCCGTGTTGCGCGACTACTGCGAATGGGTGCTGCGCCGAAAGACGGCTTGA
- a CDS encoding TM2 domain-containing protein has product MRRSVALAYVLWFFLGYLGVHRVYLGHVGTGLLMAACTVVGGLVASTVIGHILLFAVGIWWLFDLVLTARMAG; this is encoded by the coding sequence ATGCGCAGAAGTGTCGCGCTCGCGTACGTACTGTGGTTCTTTCTCGGGTACCTCGGCGTGCATCGCGTGTACCTTGGCCACGTCGGCACAGGGCTCCTGATGGCCGCGTGCACCGTGGTCGGCGGACTCGTGGCGTCCACTGTCATTGGCCATATCCTTCTCTTTGCGGTCGGCATCTGGTGGCTCTTCGATCTCGTCCTGACGGCTCGCATGGCGGGTTGA